From the genome of Labrus mixtus chromosome 17, fLabMix1.1, whole genome shotgun sequence:
CTTCTTGAAATTGTTCAGATTGAATGGTCTGTGGCCCGAATGCATGGGGCCAGCCTTAAGACCCTGAAAGCATGGGATGCAGCCTACAATATAGTTAAGGACAGCGTGCGGCGTGCTTGACCtgacatgtgtttttattttcatatgttTTCCTTGAGAGATCCGGGGTGGGGATGTATGTGGGGTCACCACGGGGTGGATGGAGTGGGGGGAAGGTTTGAATGTTTGATTGATCCtgatgttttcacatatgcactttaataaatgtatgtgctctggggggggggggggggtaaaggggAAAAACAGTTGTAATATAAGATGTaatttctttgtacatttctaaataaaaaattgatcacaaaaaaagattaagtAATAAATGTCTCAGAGCTGCCATAAAAGAGTTGAGCGTGAGTATATCGTAAGGGTAACAAGATATTGAAATTCCTTTGAGGATACACAAGAGAACCGTCTGTGTACGTGTGAAAAGAGGAAGTGTAATGAGAAGCTGAAACATTAAACGCTGTCACTTCAACAAACCAACATTTATCTGTGAGTGGAGGAATGTGGAGAATGGGCACTCCTGACTTTTCTGCTGATTTGATCTACATTCCCCAGGTGAACAGTGACAGAATGGGTCATCTGATTGAGACGCAGAAGCTCGCTCACAGtcctggaaaacaaaataacaaaagtattttttgagTCAGTCTGCCCACAGTGACGTCTGTCGTtgtcctgtttctctttctctccatgtTGTTTGGGGATTTGAATTACTGGAAACAAAACCAACAGTATAGAAGAAGAAGTTTAGTTTTTTCTATACTGAGGAGGCAAAACTATGCACATATACTTCACTAAAGTACATTCTTTTGTTGTACAGGACTGTGGTTTACTGAAGATAGTGGAAAATGTCAATCATCATTATAGATATACTTTGGGCttttaatgactttattgaGAGACGCCTTGTCTTGCGGGAGCTGATGGGAtcaaaatcagggagagaaagagtggggaaagacaatGTCTGATTCAACCTGGGCTGCTCGCTTTAAGGACTGTGGCCTTTGTACATGGGACATGCAAACTGACCACTAGACCACTGGCGCCCCAGTCTTTCCACTTAAATGATTATGGCTTAAAGTTTTGACATTTAAGAGTAGAATTAAAGATATTTTATGaaaatgcagagagaaaaagtaaaACCTTCTCACAAACTCAATCCTAAACCAAAGTACAGACACCTGAATTCTTACTTCAGTCCAGTGACCAAGTATTTGTATGTAGTTActtactgttattttttttgtttctgttgaagCTTGTCTGAGAGTGCAGTGGAGTTTAGGGTCAttttgtagcttcagtgttgGTCAAGCTGTGTATATTTTTTACGGAGGGTTAAATTTGAGGGATACATTTTTGGGGACTGGCTGAATTTTCTTATAGAGCCTAAATGAATACAattaatacacatatatatgtatatatagatatatggatttttatttctgctggtTTGAAGACAGCTTTGAAAAActtaaagataaaagataaagataaagataaactttattgataccccgtgggggaaatttgtgcattacagcagctccagaaaacaggggatgggaatataattattaaaaataaaaatagaagttaaaatcaaatcaaacatatttacatcagttaaataaaaaaaattaagaaccttatacttaaatatttaaatacatgctTTAAAAATAACCAATATCTTATCAAATAAGGTTAAAAGGGGGACTTgaagttatttttgataataTCTATAAAATGTGGCTACAAATCAGTCACAGTAAATAGTCCTCCCTTCATTCATCGATGAAGAGTTACAAACAGCCGCTAGGAGGCGCCAATGAGCATGCTTCATGAATTTCCAACAATCTATGTAAGACGTCTCTCTCAAAATAACACTCATCTCACTCCATAATTATCTAGGATATATATTATTTCATGGTTGTTTGTTCTTCACGGTTATTATTCGTTTGAAAATGATTGTTTCCAAAATAATGAAGTATAAATAATTTGTTAGCGGGGAAGTTTTGTTGTCACTCATATAAATGACCTCCACTAAATGCCCACACGGTGATAAACAGACGTGTAGCAAACAATAGGCAAAACAAATGTGTTCTTGCAGAAGAAGTATCGGTGAGTACGACACTTGgctccatcagtgtgtttgtgtttaattctCTGTAGCAACCAGCAAACACATCGCTCAGGAATTCAACCTGCTTCAGCCGCTCAGGGTCACGATGGAGAAATACGCCTCAAAATTTAACGAAGCTCTCCTGACACCTGAGCCCCACTACATCCCGGGGTAGGTGATAACCTCTTCTtacttttcatattttatattaaagtttaaacaaTAGGAATAAGAatgcattaaattaaaaaaaaaaaaaaatactactgGACAGTGTTTGGCTTCTcactcatttttaaatcattacacTAATAAGGATACACGACGTGACTTATACAACTTTATAAAAATGtggaaaactttaaaatgtcacaattATATGTAATTTTTGCCTTATTTTTGCTTGTGCTTTGTACTCAATGATAGgatgttgttcatttttatttgtccaCAAAGATAATAATGGAACTGTAAACTTGTAAACTCAGTTGGATAACATGTTTATGCTAGTTTAGTTTGTCCACACAAAGTACGTCAACAATACTAAGaattactgcacatagttctgtttacatctggtcactacaacacatagttctgtttacatttggtcactactgcacatagttctgtttacatctgttcactactacacatagttctgtttacatctgtttacatctggtcactactacacatagttctgtttacatctggtcactactgcacatagttctgtttacatctgtttacatctggtcactactacacatagttctgtttacatctggtcactactgcacatagttctgtttacatctgtttacatctggtcactactgcacatagttctgtttacatctggtcactactacacatagttctgtttacatctggtcactactacatatagttctgtttacatctggtcactactacacatagttctgtttacatctggtcactactgcacatagttctgtttacatctggtcactactacatatagttctgtttacatctggtcactactgcacatagttctgtttacatctggtcactactacatatagttctgtttacatctggtcactactacatatagttctgtttacatctggtcactactacatatagttctgtttacatctggtcactactacacatagttctgtttacatctggtcactactgcacatagttctgtttacatctggtcactactacatatagttctgtttacatctggtcactactacatatagttctgtttacatctggtcactactacacatagttctgtttacatctggtcactactgcacatagttctgtttacatctggtcactactacatatagttctgtttacatctggtcactactacatatagttctgtttacatctggtcactactgcatatagttctgtttacatctggtcactactgcacatagttctgtttacatctggtcactactacacatagttctgtttacatctggttacatctggtcactactgcacatagttctgtttacatctgtttatatctggtcactactacatatagttctgtttacatctggtcactactgcacatagttctgtttatatctggtcactactacacatagttctgtttacatctggtcactactgcacatagttctgtttacattacatttaagctttaagttgtatttaaattggcactttatatttaggtttaaATGTTTCGtttacctgcactgttgttaatttactgctctgtgtgcctttgaattgcccccccggggacaaataaggtttttttgaattgaattgaattgaattgaaacaaTGTAGCCTATTTATTTAGATTCAGCAAGAAGTAGGATTTCTCCATTCAACAGATGTTCGCAGGAtttttgtaacatttattttaaaaaaagttatcaGTATATTTACTTGACTTTCGTATGCTTTAAGTCCAACCATAAGAGTGTGGCAATGCTAACAGGAAACATTTCACCTCTTAATTAGATATTAGAAATACATTTAGGGCCTCCTATAAAAATACACCCCACCTCCTCAAAAGCAGCTTCTACTGCCTAATCTTTTAAAGAATTAAAGATTggactttgttgttttcaggttTGCTGGCTACTGCCCACAACTCAAGTACACTGTGGGGAAGTCTTATGGTAAGCTCACATCCCAGCTGCTCAGCAGTCCTGAGGCGAAACACTCTACTCGTCTGGCCCCTCACCAGGGTCTCGTCCCCTCTGCAGAGACTGACTCTGCTGGGACAATGAAGATGCTACCAGGATACACAGGTACGGTAtcatgcactcacactagtcggGTCAACAATGTTAAACTTCATGGAAAATTGTTTTTTAGCCTATTCTGCTTACAAACAATAATTCTGGTAATATGGAAATCaagctttaaatacaaacattttccatgaagaaaaacagtgaGACGAGGGAAACATGAGAATAATCTGTCTCCACTTGTAAATTATTAAGTATAGCCGACCAGTAAAGTAGATCAGTGTTGAAAATGCATTAGCCTACACCAGTAAGCCATATTATAGCAGCATTGtcttggtttttaaaatgttgttttatgttgaagtgttgattttctcatatttatttaaccctttgttaATATTTGGCTAAAAAAATTCACCCGTCTATAATGTgtagaaaaaacaacacttttcacacatttaaacaatgaGCTAAAGATCACAGACaactttatcttaaaaacaatcTCCATgtatgtgaaatgttttcataatatactttgtgtaaaaaataatgtcCCTTTAAGACTTTTTCAACCATCTTTGGTGATTAGGATCAACACGGACGCCGTTTCtgacaaaatcattttttccaATATTGTGTGCACATTCCTTAAAGTTGCTTGTTGCTGTTTTAGGCTTTATCCCAAAGAGGCAGAACTACTATGCCAGCAGTTACTCTGAAACATGTCGCAGAGCGCTGACTGAGTTTCACCAGGAGAGACGTGCGAGGATCCAACGGCGATCATCAGACCTGCCAGCGGTCGCCAACTGTAGCAACTATCAGTTTAAAGTACGTTTTCCCTCACTCAGACGTGTTGACGCCTCTGAATAGGGTCACTGTTGTTTAATTATCCATGGTGGAGCTCCAGTGTCAGTTCACTGTAATATAATCTATCTTAAATGAAAGACTGAGATGGAGAAGTGATCATCTTGTCATAGGACCAGCCACAGATTCACTCACTATGTCTGTGAGATTTATTGAATATTAATTAtaagtagtaaaaaaaagtacttgtGTCACTTTAAATAGTTAGGATTGAAATTCGACCTGTgttatatatcatatataagCTATTATATAATGTAGAGTTTAAGTtaccattttcaacttttagtGAATGCTAATGAAAAGGCTCATCATGTGACCATTCCTTGTCACAGATTATATGATCTGAGTCATCCTCCATGCTTTAATGTTTCTCTTCTACTTTTTGTCACAGAGACCGAGTCCCCCCTTTACAGCAATCTCCGACAAGGTCTTCTCCTACAAACCCTCGAAGCCCTTAATACCCCTCGGAAAACCGTATGCAATGGGTGATGATGACCCAAACAAGTACTTCATCTCAGGTACAAAGCTTTTTACAAATGCTCTTAGATGTTTCACCAGCTGGTTGCTTCTGTCAGAGCTGAACCGGTTTTGAGAGATATTGCCGACAACTGCATATTATTGATTTACAGCTAAGTTAAAGCTGCGTTAATCAACTTTTTACAACTATAATACATTGTAAACACGTTCATCAAACAGAGAGCAACACTTTTGTCTTATTGGAGTCACATTTCCAAAGCATGTTAGCTCAAATCGATGCTTATTTTGCTGGAAATGCAACCAACAGACAAgttgaaaggggaaaaaaatgactgaacaaTAGGCTAGAATAACCTTAGGAAGTTGCAGTGTAGTGTAATATACGTATTCACAATACTGGTAATATTTACATACTCTGTGTATATTTAAAACTCAGCTCATTGCATGATGTATTTTCAAAGGTTTCACAGGACACGTACCAAAATCTCGCTTCCTAATCGGCAAAGGCTACCCAATCACTACCAACCAGGCACTGATCCAGTTTGGGGAGCAGCGGCGGAGTGACGCCACATCCCAAAACTtcacagagagaaaggaaagctCAGTAGCCGCCACGTCCACAATCTATTCGTCAAACAGCGGCGTGGTGCCAGCGTTCACAGGACACATTCcaggtgtgtttctctgttagCATCACTGTGAACTATTTTTCAACAGGCTTCTGAAAAAGTGAACATCACGTTAAAGCATGTCTAACTGTATGCTGTCCCGCAGGATATAAGTTCATGTACGGACAAACCTTTGGTCAACTTTCCAAGAATGCAATGGAAAAGAGCGGGATCAAGAGAATTCCTCAGGACAAGTTATAAAACCatgaattaaatgttaaatactgGCAAGATCAAGTTCTGACATGAGTCTGAGAATGTTTCAggaagttttacattttcatgaaaccAAATATTCTGTAcatacttacacatttcttttgcGATCTCTCTCTGTTGGTAACAAGAAGAAGACAGGTGAATATGttcagtctttatttaaagaCTCTTGATTGTCACCGGGCATTAGAGGAAGGGTCCAGAGGTTGAGAAAATGATGCTGGGTGGAATCATTTCACAGGCTTCACATTATTGCAGAACATTGAAATTCCCTTTTTAACAAATgcagagaacatttttttttttttggctcttttCCCTTCTCGTCTATACACCAGGCAGTCTATCAAAATATATCTTACACACATTGAAATACCTGAAACAGCCACCAGAGGGCTTATTTTTGTGCACAGCAAAGACTCCACTGGAAGACATCCTGCTGAGTTTAACAAATACACTTAACACACAATTTAAGATTTGTTTCAGAGCAAGAATCCCAAACCTAACTACAGCTTtacaaacattcacagaaaGTCACAAGACCTGGGAAGcactacagtatgtgtgttaaCTCATGCATCCACATGCTGCAAATCTGCTCAAGAAATCTGACATCACTGACAGTACACAAGGCTGGTGTGCAGAATGTTTGGCACTATTAAACGTGTATTGCCTTTTTTTGATTCAGTCCCAACATGAAAGCTATAGCTACGCAGGTACAGTATTAATATGAGATATGAAAAGTTTTTGCACCACAAGAATGTCCAACAGTCAACAGCAGGTCACATTTTATGATCGATATTCACCTCCAGGAAATACAAAGGAGAGAAACAGGGTAACAAAAGCACCTTTCTTTCGGTTATTCTAAAGTGCAATTACAAATAAGGGAAATGGGCTCTAATTCATCAAGTTCATTTCTGGAAAAGTGGAATTGATAACTCTTAAGAGCGCAGTCATGAAGCTTGATCTCACAATTAAattgagagcaaaaaaaaaccgaGAAAACGGCGACCAGATGATATTTTAAGATCAGGAGTCAGACAAACCCGGAGTACCGGTAGGTGTCAGCAGCTGTTCTAAAGTACAAACTTAGCCCAGTTATAACAGAGACATGTTAAAGTAACTTGTCTGACAGGAGCTGCTGTCAGATTAGAAGTCTGAACTTTTCCAATTTTACCAAAACACATAagaaccttaaaaaacatttcttcttgtttgcaaataaataaaacaaattgataaaaacaatttaattggACTGTAAATGTAATAATTTGCTTGAACCATAAAATTACATTTGCAGTGATGCTACAGAGACTTTAGAGTCATTCATTCCCTCAAAGTTAATGGTGcaaacaaattcattttttgaacTGGCTGATTGCTACTGAGATTATCAAAAGACATTGGCACCAAGGACTCTTAGCTAATCGAGCACGTACAGCAGCCAGGGTTCAGatccctttcaaaataaaggcaaagaaGTCCATCAAAAATGATTGTAAAATGAAAGAAtgcatgaaaagacaaaaaaagaaaaaaaaaaaaattattgatGAATTTCCGGAACAGCTTGTGCAGTGCCCAGCTTGATGAATACGGGCCATTGACACAGCTGTTGATCCAGTATATTATGTGCTTTCTGGTCAGTTCAGCAGTGTGAATGAATACTGTGTATGTATTTTCATGCATTTAGGACTTTTTGTTAGTACAGTAAAAAAGGCAGGCTCACAGctggtttcattttgtttagCTGTCAAGCTATTTGTCAGACTGAgctcctcctaacttcaatgACCTGATGGACTGAGCCAAGAGTCCAAGCTGCGACCTGTCCAAGCGCAGCCACTGTGATGGCCGCTTGCACctgagaaataaaatcaaaaagagaCATTAGTTTTGGATGGAGAGTCATATTGTCTTTTGGAAATCAAGAGTGTAAtatcacaaatacaaaaatatgatttaaaaaaaaccttatctttttttttttaccttctggCTTGAGCTCCAACCTGACTCTGAAAAACGGTTTCTGCTCGAGTTGAAGTGTCAGCAGCTCCAAACAGGTTGGCCCAGCGCAGCCCACCCTGACATGGACTCTCAGCCTGGACAGCAGCGGATGCATTTGGTGTCTCattgtctttctctcccctcctctcttcttgccTGCTGTCCATACTTATTTGAGACCAATTGTCTGCATTATTCTGGCTACAGTCCTCTCCTTCTGCTACACCCTCCATTAGATCCGCCTCTTTTGGCCACCACTCTGGGATGGGAGCTAACAATGGACTCCTGCTAGCCTGAACCGCTCCTCCATCCTGCTTATAGAAACTCAGACTCTGAGAAGTGAGATACTGCTGTTGTTGATGCAGATCGGACTTATGTGAAATGTTAGTTTGCTGAACACTGCGGTTgatctccacctgtctgtcagCTTGCAGTAGTGGCCAGCTGGTCACCAAGAGAGCTGAGCATGGCTGAGGTGGAGAAACACCCGGCTCATCTAAACATAGCTGTCTGTTACGTAGCAGTCGGGGCTCCAGAAGCAAGTTGAGGTCAAAAGGCAGTACAGAGAGAGGCTGCAGCAAAAGAAGCAGCTCCTCAAACAAGGGCCGACACCGATGAAGAGACATGGACAGGAAGCCCCAGGAATGGTAATACTTTGTCACTACATCTGTTGAGACATGAAAACATGTGTTGTTTAGTTTTCAAGTATTGTTTTGAAAATGCGCTAGTGGGAGCACTCCCTTTGTGATTACTGGATAGTCAGcattttttgttgcatttaccttctgggtttgtgtgtttttttcaatgtttatgTAAATGCAATGTGTCTGTTACTAATGCATTTGTTTCGGCTTCTTGTAGTAAATTGTTCTCGCGTTAGAGTtgacattttgtacttttttcaaatgtgcttctttttatttatgaacTGCATTTTCTCCTGATGGAAAACTTTTGGGCTGTTGCTGCGATTTTACCATCGTCGACCACCCTATGGATAATATGATGTGTCAACATGCAAATgttcatgatgatgatattggcCAAATCAAATTTATGAGGAAGGAACTGAAGAAATTAGGAGATCACCAGAGTTCTCTCAGTTTCTTCTGTAGGAAATATGAATAGTGGTACCACATTTCACATCCATTCAATAGTTGAGATATTTATATATGAACCTAAGACCAACTTACTGACTGATATtgcttttaaacattaaaactgCCTTTCAGTGTGTAAACAGAGCAAACTGTTGACTCACCTTTTTGACCCTGAAGGTGGCTGAGCCAGAATTCCAACGCtcttaaactaaaaaaataacaaataacaaacaaaagataATGTTAAATATAGAGTCATTTAATTTAGTATTTTAAGGAATTATAAATGTATCAAAGGTCGTGTCTGTCCTTACTTCAGCAGGCCCATAATGAAAGCTCTCAATCTCATGCAGGGGCTGCTAAGCTGTGGACATTGCCTGATTTTGGAAACCAGGCTGTTAAGGACCCTGGTGGATGGacctttggagaaaaaaaagtcaatttaagTACTAGACACAAACAATTAAGCCAAAACAAAGCTGCTCTACAGCCAAAATGATCAAGTAGAAGCACCAAGACAAATCTCCACAAAGAGACTATTAAGTCCATCATATCACATTGTATCCTTTTGTTGTAATACTAGTAATACTATCTTTGACTTTAGATCACTATATACATGTACCAAGCCTAGTTGAGACTTCCACTACACCCCAGGAGTGGTTGCGTCGTTGCCCGATGATGACATCCAGTTTGTGATCCCTGAGACCGTCCTCTAAAATATTCTGGATTGTTGGACACAAATGTTCCAGGACCAGCCCGGCGATTGTGGGACTGCGAGAGCTGTTACCCAGACGCATCTGTGGCAAGACAATAATGACACAGTTTATGTCCTGCTGAAAGAAGTTATTTGATTCTGGTCTCACAATGTTAGTCATTCTTTTGGCAGTTTTCCATTGTGACACATCTTTTCAAGCTGCCCGGCTCTGCTGGTTCATACCTTTTCTTCAGGGTCTCTGCTGCTGCCAAAATGAGCCATGATCAAATCCACAGCTCTGCTCACAGCTCTCAGCAAACctacagacattaaataaagaaatgtgttcaCACACTGTATAAATGTAACATTGCAAGTCTCCATCTTATGTAATATATGTGTATTATTGATTGTTGTGGCAGACTGATTCTTATTAACCTGTTTCCTACCTGCTTGTTGAAGACAATAACACTTTTCTAGAAGAATCTTTTAACATGATGATTTGCCCAGAACTGGGTTGAAATGATAATATTGCACTGGTAGATTTGTTTCCATTAGAAAGACTTgatcatttctttctctttttaaagattttcactGCACCAACTAGGTCAATGCACAGAGGTAAGAGAGACAGCTTTAAAGGTTCATTGTCACAGCACAGGAATGCAAATATGTACATGAAATTAAGACAATCGAGTCCATTTCCGTTTTAGAAGCCACCCTCATTAGCTTGCTTTGCCCTTGCCTTTCTTTCTTCATCTCATACTGGCTCGCCTCTGCAAATGTCACAGTAAATTCTTAATGCATGTTGATGCCGCCTGCAGGACTGCACCACACTGACAGTTCACCTCTGCTGCCAATGTCTCCATCTTTAACCATGCAAGAGGTTCATATTAATAGAATGGAATAAAAGCCCATATGGTGGCTCTGAAACAAAATGGTTAGCTGCGTTGTAAATCATCAGCACTCTTTCTACTGCATCATTCTCCTTCATGTTCCTCTGTTGGAGAAGCTTGCagtcgcgcacacacacaggctacagAGCAGAAGGCTCAGCCAATCCTGTGCAGGGAGAGATAAAAATAGGTCATGTTTGAGAGAAAGCCCCTTCAGGGTATTGAAGACACTGCTGCAGCACAGTGAGTTTATAATGCTGCTCTACACGGCTCATCACTGGTTAGACAAACCAATCCAGGCAAATTCCAGTCATTACTGTTACTGGGGCACTTCTGACTCCATTTGGATTTAAATGTGGAGCATATACTGTATTTAACAACTTGTTTTATACAAACCAATGAAGTGCATCAGTCATTAATGACCCTTATTCACATAGTGGCCTTTACCTCAGGGTCACATGCTCAAATGCTGTGATAAAGACTTAAATACAATCGCCATTTTTAATGAATCAGCTGAAGACAGCGAGtcacaacagctaatgttagcattagctaaAATAACTgttaattcattaaaataatggtGTGCTAGCATTGCTGGTAGCTAGCTTTAAGTACTGTTTGCCTGGTATTTATAATTTTAATCTTGTGTAACACCATCAAATTGCAATGTTGGCTAGAGCCCAGAAGAAGTATCTAGTTGTATATATCTATGACATCCCTTactgtgatgtcagaggaaaatggctgccATGGGAgaattgtgtgttttcctcacctctcctctgcagATGGCTGATAGACATGGACTCATAAGACGCATCGGGCGAAAGGCAGAACTCAGCAGGCGGCTTGTCACTCAGAATGAGGGATTCACTGTGTTGACTCTGACTTGGCTTCCCACTGAGCTTGGCAGAATCTGGATTTTGCTGTAGATGCAACCCAGACGCAGCCAAGGAGAGCAGAGTActcaaagaggagagaggagcgacTGAGGAGAGGGCAGCCGTAAAACTACTGTGAAAAAAGCCAGAATCCGCAAGAGGTGCTGCCTTCTTTTCTGGCTGCATGGTTGTGGGAGGAGACAGGAACACCTGGAGGTTTGTGTGAGGATTGTCAGTTGTTAGGGTTAACGTGGGTGGTGTATCAGAGAACACTGAGTTGTATGAAGTCTGGGACTGACTGGGACTTTTGGCTTCAGTGTTGACATGGTTCTGTTTTGGAATAAGTTTAATAAGATCTTGGTAGGTGGGGACTTTCGCAAGAATGGGTTGGGTTGGGGTCACATTTGGAAAAGTATTGGCCTGAGTTTTGCCAGAGTTTGGGCTTGTTTTTTCTTGCACTTGAACCAGGTCAGACTTTGTGCTCGTGCACGTTGTCTCCAGGCTGCTTTTGGATGTACACGGACTTTGGCATCCTTGGCTTCTGCTGGACTGGCTCCATGTGTGTCTGCGGGTGAAGCACTCTGGACTTGGCGTGCAGGTGGAGCAGGTATCTGAGCTGGAAGGAGCCTCCAGGAAGACAGGGCAGGCGCTGCCCATTGGTGACAGCTGAAGGTTTGTGAAGCATTGACTCCTTTTGCCCCTGAACTTAAACCCTGAACTTGATTGGTTGCTACTGGTCTTGCTGGACTTCTGGTTTATGTACTGGTCCAGAAGGCAGCCCAAGTGCTGGGTCTGGGGTTTGTCTGCTGGGACCAGAACAAAAGGCTGGATGGGCAGGGAGGTTGGTCTTTGGGCTTTACTGTATCGAACAACTGCATTTTCAATTGAACATGCTCCTGAGAGAATATCGAGGGACAAAACAAATTGTTAAAAATCAGCTttaaacaaagatgaaaaatatATAAGTGTATCTATTATTCTATAGCAAAGAAGGGAAACATCATGATAGTTACATTACCCTTTATAGCAGCATCAGTATCACAGTGCTCCTGGTCCAGAACCACAGATGGTAGTGTGGATGCAGAGCTGGTACATTGGCATGTACAGCTGTGTGGGCTACACTTGCTGGGGCACATTGAAGAGGTTGCGGAGGAGACATTTTGGATgccgtctgtgtgtctcttcGTGCTGAGTGCTTGTTTCGTGGATGTGCTGGCTTCTTGGTAGTCATAGGCCGGGAACTGCGAGGAGCTGCTCTCTGCAGAGGAGAgcatcttttcattttgtttgcccTCTCTTTCCTgttggtgataaaaaaaa
Proteins encoded in this window:
- the cimip2b gene encoding ciliary microtubule inner protein 2B → MEKYASKFNEALLTPEPHYIPGFAGYCPQLKYTVGKSYGKLTSQLLSSPEAKHSTRLAPHQGLVPSAETDSAGTMKMLPGYTGFIPKRQNYYASSYSETCRRALTEFHQERRARIQRRSSDLPAVANCSNYQFKRPSPPFTAISDKVFSYKPSKPLIPLGKPYAMGDDDPNKYFISGFTGHVPKSRFLIGKGYPITTNQALIQFGEQRRSDATSQNFTERKESSVAATSTIYSSNSGVVPAFTGHIPGYKFMYGQTFGQLSKNAMEKSGIKRIPQDKL
- the LOC132991997 gene encoding AP-4 complex accessory subunit RUSC2, which translates into the protein MSHGDMANDWGSDGTVLECFHVGRPGNRAFGEKDSDTSKDHVSCCLHSQPKSPQELFTNGQTECVSDCSCNSSDGVLVNFCTMYNRSNNPATPHDLSSPALPPSQSAEGSVFLNLQPVTKTPAEDRQPNDTLVNSPPKEKDKLEPSPWSPQVLDSNCNLYSLEPLPPGLSSLEISDLTACLQSQATLAMGTNQKYYKLVSCDLSSQSPSPAWTSLISCPEGQSSQSRNSPAPPSETCCVDHKKEGQHNENKKEREGKQNEKMLSSAESSSSQFPAYDYQEASTSTKQALSTKRHTDGIQNVSSATSSMCPSKCSPHSCTCQCTSSASTLPSVVLDQEHCDTDAAIKGACSIENAVVRYSKAQRPTSLPIQPFVLVPADKPQTQHLGCLLDQYINQKSSKTSSNQSSSGFKFRGKRSQCFTNLQLSPMGSACPVFLEAPSSSDTCSTCTPSPECFTRRHTWSQSSRSQGCQSPCTSKSSLETTCTSTKSDLVQVQEKTSPNSGKTQANTFPNVTPTQPILAKVPTYQDLIKLIPKQNHVNTEAKSPSQSQTSYNSVFSDTPPTLTLTTDNPHTNLQVFLSPPTTMQPEKKAAPLADSGFFHSSFTAALSSVAPLSSLSTLLSLAASGLHLQQNPDSAKLSGKPSQSQHSESLILSDKPPAEFCLSPDASYESMSISHLQRRGLLRAVSRAVDLIMAHFGSSRDPEEKMRLGNSSRSPTIAGLVLEHLCPTIQNILEDGLRDHKLDVIIGQRRNHSWGVVEVSTRLGPSTRVLNSLVSKIRQCPQLSSPCMRLRAFIMGLLNLRALEFWLSHLQGQKDVVTKYYHSWGFLSMSLHRCRPLFEELLLLLQPLSVLPFDLNLLLEPRLLRNRQLCLDEPGVSPPQPCSALLVTSWPLLQADRQVEINRSVQQTNISHKSDLHQQQQYLTSQSLSFYKQDGGAVQASRSPLLAPIPEWWPKEADLMEGVAEGEDCSQNNADNWSQISMDSRQEERRGEKDNETPNASAAVQAESPCQGGLRWANLFGAADTSTRAETVFQSQVGAQARRCKRPSQWLRLDRSQLGLLAQSIRSLKLGGAQSDK